A DNA window from Pirellulales bacterium contains the following coding sequences:
- a CDS encoding SLC13 family permease — MLFTITGTIEAPLGLISLSAEGVIALATTVGVFLAMQLRRRAPIEALFLSGLVVVTLTGVITPKQALSGFSSSAVILIGALFAVSAGLRNTGALDWVGNRLLGRATNERGALTRLALTIPPVSAFVLNTPLAAMMGPVVVDWCRRRGVSPSRLMLPLSYLTILGGVCTLIGTSTTLVVNAKLVDLDPGRYANVQPERIRELSLFDVTQVGVPVALIGTAYVLLIAPRLLPERDDLIERFDEHRRDYLVDMTVLPSCPLIGKSVQDAGLRALPGLFLVEIDRSGETITPVSPGDRVHAGDHLVFTGVVSTIADLERIPGLVPAADDSFEHRPADRVQRQLTEAVLSRTSPLIGQTVKEADFRQRYNAAIVAVHRNGERLSNKIGAIRLEPGDTLLLQTRPEFVDAHRHSRDFYLVSRVGAPTARRHDRALLAMLLFLALIVWLVISSVAPGALPWGNVMQADVKPIAAIAVVLAMIGTRCFTTSAARGAVDWQVLLIIGAALGLGQALDESGAARWIAGQLVRVASTAGFTPAWRPFVLLAVVYVLTQLLTEAISNVAVASIMITIGVNVANEGHYDPRAYIVAVTMAASLSFATPIGYQTNLMVMGPGGYSPRDYLKVGLPLSLAATLTSLAAIAWAFPLAG, encoded by the coding sequence GTGCTCTTCACCATCACAGGTACGATCGAAGCGCCGTTGGGGCTGATCTCGCTCTCCGCCGAGGGGGTGATCGCCCTGGCGACGACCGTCGGGGTGTTCCTGGCGATGCAACTTCGACGGCGGGCGCCGATCGAGGCGTTGTTCCTCTCCGGATTGGTCGTGGTGACCCTGACCGGCGTCATCACTCCCAAACAGGCCTTGTCGGGGTTTTCTTCCAGCGCCGTGATCCTCATCGGCGCGTTGTTCGCCGTGTCGGCGGGATTGCGGAATACGGGGGCCCTCGATTGGGTGGGCAATCGACTCCTCGGTCGCGCCACGAACGAGCGGGGCGCCCTGACGCGGTTGGCGCTGACGATCCCCCCCGTGTCGGCCTTTGTGCTCAACACGCCCTTGGCGGCGATGATGGGCCCGGTGGTCGTCGACTGGTGCCGGCGACGAGGCGTGTCGCCGTCGCGGCTCATGTTGCCCTTGAGTTACCTGACCATCTTGGGCGGGGTGTGCACGCTGATCGGCACGAGCACGACCCTGGTGGTCAACGCCAAGTTGGTCGATCTCGATCCTGGGCGCTACGCCAACGTCCAGCCGGAGCGGATTCGCGAGTTGTCGTTGTTCGACGTCACGCAGGTCGGCGTGCCGGTGGCGCTGATCGGGACGGCCTATGTGCTGCTGATCGCGCCCCGATTGCTGCCGGAGCGCGACGACTTGATCGAGCGGTTCGACGAACATCGCCGCGACTACTTGGTCGACATGACGGTGCTTCCCTCCTGTCCGCTGATCGGAAAGAGCGTGCAGGACGCGGGGTTGCGGGCGCTGCCGGGGCTGTTTCTGGTCGAGATCGACCGCAGCGGCGAGACGATCACTCCCGTTTCGCCGGGCGATCGCGTCCACGCGGGCGATCATCTCGTATTCACCGGGGTGGTCTCGACGATCGCCGATCTCGAGCGAATTCCCGGGTTGGTTCCCGCGGCGGACGACAGCTTCGAACATCGCCCGGCGGATCGGGTGCAGCGCCAATTGACCGAGGCGGTCCTGTCTCGCACCTCGCCGCTGATCGGTCAGACGGTGAAGGAGGCCGACTTTCGCCAACGATACAACGCCGCGATCGTCGCGGTGCACCGCAACGGCGAACGGCTGAGCAACAAAATCGGCGCCATCCGCCTGGAACCCGGGGATACGCTGTTGTTGCAGACGCGCCCTGAATTCGTCGACGCCCACCGGCATAGTCGCGATTTCTATTTGGTGAGCCGAGTCGGGGCGCCGACGGCGCGGCGGCACGATCGGGCGCTGTTGGCGATGCTGTTGTTTCTGGCCTTGATCGTCTGGCTGGTGATCAGCAGCGTGGCGCCGGGGGCCTTGCCGTGGGGGAACGTCATGCAAGCCGACGTGAAGCCGATTGCGGCGATCGCGGTGGTGCTGGCGATGATCGGCACGCGCTGCTTCACCACGTCGGCCGCGCGGGGCGCCGTCGATTGGCAGGTGTTGTTGATCATCGGCGCGGCGCTGGGGCTGGGGCAGGCGCTCGACGAAAGCGGCGCCGCCCGCTGGATCGCCGGGCAACTGGTCCGCGTCGCGTCGACCGCCGGGTTCACCCCCGCTTGGCGACCCTTCGTCCTGTTGGCGGTCGTCTACGTGCTGACGCAATTGCTGACCGAGGCGATCTCGAACGTCGCCGTGGCCAGCATCATGATCACGATCGGCGTCAACGTGGCCAACGAGGGGCACTACGACCCGCGGGCGTACATCGTTGCGGTCACCATGGCCGCGAGTTTGAGCTTCGCCACGCCGATCGGATACCAAACGAACCTGATGGTGATGGGGCCCGGGGGGTACTCGCCGCGGGACTATCTCAAGGTCGGGTTGCCGCTGTCGCTGGCGGCGACGCTGACGTCGCTGGCGGCGATTGCCTGGGCGTTCCCCCTGGCGGGCTGA
- a CDS encoding trypsin-like peptidase domain-containing protein — MSAFAGLFFVLGVGVGGWIAGAGVDPDPTVSARAQSAIASGPANGAAGADAAPWSVPLVAEPVELTPEERRNIQVYETANRSVAYIDTRVVTRDPLFHMAHSSEGSGSGAVLDRQGHIITNYHVVDGAQQIAVTLASNNVYPATLVGRDKEQDIAVLKIDAPADELFPVQFGSSEQLRVGQHVYALGNPFGWDGTLTSGIISSLNRNLPSRVAGRVMQSLIQTDAAMNPGNSGGPLLDSSARMVGMCVAIATRTGENTGVGFAIPIDRIKQILPQLIEHGRVVKADIGITHVMETNAGLVVAQLAEGGPAERAGLRGFQVQVEQRRIGGVVYRTTSTDRSSADRIVAVDGKPMRTGVQFRDTIWEYKPGDTVTLSVIREGRQVDVPVTLGSN; from the coding sequence ATGTCGGCATTTGCCGGCCTGTTTTTCGTGTTGGGGGTCGGCGTCGGGGGCTGGATTGCCGGCGCCGGAGTCGACCCCGACCCGACCGTCTCTGCTCGGGCCCAGTCGGCGATCGCTTCCGGCCCGGCCAACGGAGCAGCGGGGGCCGACGCTGCGCCATGGTCCGTCCCCCTCGTCGCGGAACCGGTCGAGCTGACCCCCGAAGAGCGGAGAAACATCCAGGTCTACGAGACGGCCAACCGCAGCGTGGCCTACATCGACACGCGGGTCGTGACCCGGGACCCCCTGTTTCACATGGCCCACTCGTCCGAGGGGTCCGGCTCCGGGGCGGTGCTCGATCGTCAGGGTCACATCATCACGAACTACCACGTGGTCGACGGCGCCCAGCAAATTGCCGTCACGTTGGCCTCGAACAACGTCTATCCGGCGACGCTCGTCGGCCGTGACAAAGAGCAAGATATCGCAGTGCTCAAGATCGACGCGCCTGCGGATGAGTTGTTTCCCGTGCAGTTCGGCTCGTCCGAGCAATTGCGGGTGGGGCAGCATGTGTACGCGCTGGGGAACCCCTTCGGGTGGGACGGAACGCTGACCTCGGGGATCATTTCGAGCCTCAATCGCAATTTGCCCAGCCGCGTGGCGGGGCGAGTCATGCAATCGCTGATCCAGACCGATGCGGCGATGAACCCCGGAAATTCCGGGGGACCGCTTCTGGACAGCAGCGCCCGGATGGTCGGCATGTGCGTCGCAATCGCGACCCGCACGGGCGAGAACACGGGGGTCGGGTTCGCGATCCCCATCGACCGCATCAAGCAGATCCTGCCGCAGCTCATCGAGCACGGTCGCGTCGTGAAGGCCGACATCGGCATCACGCACGTCATGGAGACCAACGCGGGGCTGGTCGTGGCGCAGCTCGCGGAAGGGGGCCCGGCCGAGCGGGCGGGGCTCCGCGGTTTCCAGGTGCAGGTCGAGCAGCGCCGGATCGGCGGGGTCGTGTATCGGACGACGTCGACCGATCGCTCGAGCGCCGACCGGATCGTCGCCGTCGACGGCAAGCCGATGCGGACCGGGGTGCAATTTCGGGACACGATCTGGGAATACAAACCGGGCGACACGGTGACGCTGTCGGTGATTCGCGAGGGGCGTCAGGTCGATGTGCCGGTGACGTTGGGATCGAACTGA
- a CDS encoding general secretion pathway protein GspD: MKGFIHCVVALVAIVGPQLAAAQQASQPTPQSRDGVDAILAGARAAMQAGDLAAAEKLLGEAERSGVRYPMLNFGDTPAKLRRDLDAMRDQRGKAPATAKPTAGGDVAAQLGGTGNPFRAAAPAVAGPEQSDAKNAAEQSLIAARRALSVGDLAQAQQHHAQAQASGASFDSGFDSPQRVAEAIEQLAQIRELKKSPSSEGAWRQSYARFLLTQADVLASWNDLAAADRTAHEAGQLDPRAKVGGLTPALVLARIDQLRAGKSTPPAAPQQPQGDQGLAEAKEQTRQLLAASRNALRTGNLTEAEQLAAQASALGVPDEQFAPQEDRPAKLAADLTRARMELQTVAPASAELPVRQPSAAPQPSSDRYGTTKLTQFESEEIQPLPALEDEPLAAPLTGDALSMLEAGEAALRAGDRAGALESFQAAYQRRNQLDVLSQQRLQGHLQMLSVGVGGASSPRAAASGGDDLMNAASAGQTVAARQLSAEIGKRQSEAEKIRTKDPTKSLEILREARKMVEDSQLDAGMQQQLLRRVDMSLSETERYIKDHKSELELNATNKAILDDIERERIVKVQVQQRIATQVNECNKLMDEHRYAEAEVIAKRLYDMAPDDLVVQQLWLHSKTVRRLRQQEEYRNQKEDGFVRVMEDIHKTAGEALVDSTSPITYGSSWDDIVKRKGADSGQDRRSEREIEIERKLQTPVLPKYIDAPLSQVVEGLSELAGINIVLDPLGMSQEGVRTDTEVTLNLPQEISLKSALKLILTPLHLTYTIKNEVLQITSDQIAAGDRKVRVYDVADLVIPIPNFVPTNNIGLQGLLNDAYAAMGYGPGGGMMGGGPVAVVAGNRPGQVAGPLKNGVLAQQFGAPGSPGNAMSGSGPGGLGGAASADFDSLIDLITSTVAHDSWMENGTGEGEIQPFPTNLSLVISQTQPVHEQIADLLEQLRRLQDLQVTIEVRFIRLTDSFFERIGVDFDFNIEDGTGLSTNPNRPGAIFTGSSFEPPRASATVGISGTPAGPNPEFTVDLDMPFRQGSFGITRPQFGQPSDDAGGSFGFAILSDIEAFFVINAAQGDRRANVLQAPKVTLFNGQQGLVVDSAFVPFVISVIPVVGEFAAAQQPVIVVLSEGTMMSVQAVVSNDRKYVRLTLVPFFSSIGEVREFTFEGSESVSTSSNTTDANDDGGNENNQQSETRTRSGTTVQLPTFQVISVSTTVSVPDGGTVLLGGIKRLREGRNEFGIPLLSKLPYIDRLFRNVGIGRETDSLMMMVTPHIIIQEEEEERLGINTP, translated from the coding sequence GTGAAGGGGTTCATTCACTGCGTCGTCGCCCTGGTCGCGATCGTCGGCCCGCAACTCGCTGCGGCACAGCAAGCGAGCCAGCCGACGCCGCAATCGCGCGACGGGGTCGACGCAATCCTGGCCGGCGCCCGCGCCGCGATGCAAGCGGGCGATCTCGCCGCCGCCGAGAAGCTGCTCGGCGAGGCGGAACGCTCGGGGGTCCGGTACCCGATGCTGAACTTCGGCGACACTCCGGCCAAGCTGCGGCGCGACCTGGACGCGATGCGCGACCAGCGAGGCAAGGCGCCTGCGACCGCCAAGCCGACCGCCGGCGGCGACGTTGCCGCTCAACTGGGCGGGACGGGCAATCCGTTCCGCGCTGCGGCTCCTGCGGTCGCCGGTCCCGAGCAGTCCGATGCCAAGAACGCGGCCGAGCAGTCGCTGATTGCGGCGCGGCGGGCGCTGTCGGTCGGAGATCTGGCCCAAGCTCAACAGCATCACGCCCAGGCCCAAGCGAGCGGGGCGTCGTTTGACAGCGGGTTTGACTCGCCGCAGCGGGTCGCCGAAGCGATCGAGCAACTGGCCCAGATCCGGGAACTTAAGAAATCGCCCAGCAGCGAAGGGGCGTGGCGGCAAAGCTACGCTCGCTTCTTGCTGACGCAGGCCGACGTCTTGGCAAGTTGGAACGATCTCGCTGCGGCCGATCGGACGGCCCACGAGGCGGGACAACTCGACCCCCGCGCGAAGGTCGGGGGGCTGACGCCGGCGCTGGTGTTGGCTCGAATCGATCAACTTCGTGCCGGCAAGTCGACGCCTCCGGCGGCTCCGCAACAACCGCAAGGGGACCAAGGATTGGCCGAGGCGAAGGAGCAGACCCGGCAACTCCTGGCGGCGAGCCGGAATGCGCTCCGCACGGGGAATCTGACCGAGGCGGAACAGCTGGCGGCGCAGGCGAGCGCCCTGGGGGTTCCGGACGAACAGTTCGCCCCCCAGGAGGATCGACCGGCCAAATTGGCGGCCGATCTGACCCGCGCCCGGATGGAATTGCAGACCGTTGCCCCCGCGAGCGCCGAGCTCCCGGTTCGGCAGCCGTCGGCGGCGCCGCAGCCGTCCTCCGACCGCTACGGGACGACGAAGCTGACGCAGTTCGAGTCGGAAGAAATCCAACCGTTGCCGGCGCTGGAGGACGAGCCGCTGGCGGCTCCTCTGACCGGCGATGCGCTGAGCATGCTAGAAGCGGGGGAAGCGGCGCTCCGGGCTGGTGATCGGGCCGGGGCCCTGGAGTCGTTCCAGGCCGCGTACCAGCGGCGCAACCAACTCGACGTCTTGTCGCAGCAACGGCTCCAGGGGCACTTGCAGATGCTGTCGGTCGGCGTCGGCGGGGCGAGCTCGCCACGAGCCGCGGCGAGCGGCGGCGACGACCTCATGAACGCGGCGAGCGCGGGCCAGACGGTCGCCGCCCGACAATTGTCGGCCGAGATCGGCAAACGCCAGTCCGAAGCGGAGAAGATCCGCACGAAGGATCCGACCAAGTCGCTCGAAATCCTCCGCGAGGCGCGGAAGATGGTCGAGGATTCGCAGCTCGACGCCGGGATGCAGCAGCAACTGTTGCGCCGCGTCGACATGAGTCTCAGCGAAACCGAACGCTACATCAAGGATCACAAATCCGAATTGGAGCTCAACGCCACCAACAAGGCGATCCTCGACGACATCGAGCGCGAGCGGATCGTCAAGGTGCAGGTCCAGCAGCGAATCGCGACGCAGGTCAACGAGTGCAACAAGCTCATGGACGAGCATCGCTACGCCGAGGCCGAGGTCATTGCCAAGCGGCTGTACGACATGGCGCCCGACGATCTGGTCGTCCAGCAGTTGTGGCTCCACTCCAAGACGGTGCGTCGCTTGAGGCAGCAGGAAGAATACCGCAACCAGAAGGAAGACGGCTTTGTTCGCGTCATGGAAGACATCCATAAGACCGCGGGCGAAGCGCTGGTCGATTCGACCTCGCCGATCACCTACGGTTCCTCGTGGGACGATATCGTCAAGCGCAAGGGCGCCGACTCCGGCCAGGATCGCCGCAGCGAGCGGGAGATCGAGATCGAGCGCAAACTGCAAACTCCCGTGCTGCCCAAGTACATCGACGCACCGCTGTCGCAGGTGGTCGAGGGACTGTCCGAGCTGGCGGGCATCAACATCGTGCTCGACCCGCTGGGGATGAGCCAGGAAGGGGTCCGTACGGACACCGAGGTGACGCTGAATTTGCCGCAGGAGATCTCGCTCAAGAGCGCGCTCAAGCTGATCCTGACGCCGCTGCACCTCACCTACACGATCAAGAACGAAGTGCTGCAAATCACCAGCGACCAGATCGCCGCCGGAGACCGCAAGGTCCGGGTGTACGACGTGGCCGACTTGGTGATTCCGATTCCCAACTTCGTGCCGACGAACAACATTGGTCTGCAGGGGCTGCTGAACGACGCCTACGCTGCGATGGGTTACGGCCCGGGCGGCGGAATGATGGGAGGCGGGCCGGTGGCGGTCGTCGCGGGGAATCGCCCCGGGCAGGTCGCCGGGCCGCTGAAGAACGGAGTCCTCGCCCAGCAATTCGGCGCCCCGGGCAGCCCCGGCAACGCCATGTCCGGCAGCGGACCCGGCGGTTTGGGCGGCGCTGCCAGCGCGGACTTCGACTCGCTCATCGATCTGATCACCTCGACCGTCGCTCATGACAGTTGGATGGAAAACGGCACGGGGGAAGGCGAAATCCAACCCTTCCCCACGAACCTGAGCCTAGTCATCAGCCAGACGCAGCCGGTCCACGAGCAGATCGCCGACCTCCTGGAGCAGTTGCGCCGACTGCAGGATCTGCAGGTGACGATTGAGGTGCGATTCATCCGGCTCACCGACAGCTTCTTCGAGCGAATCGGCGTCGACTTCGACTTCAACATCGAAGACGGCACCGGGCTCTCGACCAATCCGAACCGTCCCGGGGCGATCTTTACGGGCAGTTCGTTCGAACCGCCGCGAGCCAGCGCTACGGTGGGCATCAGCGGCACTCCGGCCGGGCCGAATCCGGAATTCACGGTCGACCTCGACATGCCGTTCCGTCAAGGAAGCTTCGGCATCACGCGGCCGCAGTTCGGTCAACCCAGCGATGACGCGGGCGGTTCGTTCGGCTTCGCGATCTTGAGCGACATCGAAGCCTTCTTCGTCATCAACGCCGCCCAGGGCGACCGCCGGGCCAATGTGCTCCAGGCGCCCAAAGTGACGCTGTTCAACGGCCAGCAAGGTTTGGTAGTCGACTCGGCGTTCGTGCCGTTCGTGATCAGCGTGATCCCGGTCGTCGGCGAGTTCGCCGCGGCTCAACAGCCGGTCATCGTCGTGCTGTCCGAAGGGACGATGATGAGCGTGCAGGCGGTCGTGTCGAATGATCGCAAGTACGTGCGACTGACGCTCGTGCCGTTCTTCAGCTCGATCGGCGAGGTGCGCGAGTTTACCTTCGAGGGGTCCGAGTCGGTCTCGACCTCGAGCAACACGACCGACGCCAACGACGACGGCGGCAACGAGAACAATCAGCAATCGGAGACCAGAACCCGTAGCGGCACCACGGTGCAGTTGCCGACGTTCCAGGTGATCTCGGTCAGCACGACTGTCAGCGTCCCCGACGGCGGCACCGTGCTGCTGGGCGGCATCAAGCGACTGCGCGAGGGCCGCAACGAGTTCGGCATTCCGCTGTTGTCGAAGCTGCCGTACATCGACCGACTGTTCCGCAACGTCGGCATCGGCCGCGAGACCGACAGCCTGATGATGATGGTGACGCCGCACATCATCATCCAGGAGGAGGAGGAAGAGCGGCTCGGGATCAACACCCCGTAA
- a CDS encoding DUF423 domain-containing protein has translation MVESPLRRFDVSRIAAAVFCGIADESEFGEDMSPRMMVVAGALLAGLGVGLGAFGAHGLTNLLGRLGRAENLAQRSDWFETSVKYHLFHGLAVVVIGALGVADPTRRYDAAAWALIVGIVLFSGSLYAMTLGPDAWRKLGMITPLGGLAFLFGWGLIAWRAWR, from the coding sequence GTGGTAGAATCCCCGCTGCGGCGGTTCGACGTCAGTCGGATCGCCGCAGCGGTTTTTTGTGGGATCGCCGACGAGAGCGAGTTTGGAGAGGACATGTCGCCGCGAATGATGGTCGTCGCCGGAGCGCTGCTTGCGGGACTCGGGGTCGGGCTGGGCGCCTTCGGGGCCCACGGCCTGACCAATCTGCTCGGACGATTAGGCCGCGCGGAGAACCTTGCGCAACGATCGGATTGGTTTGAGACGAGCGTGAAGTACCACTTGTTTCACGGCTTGGCCGTCGTCGTCATCGGCGCGTTGGGCGTCGCCGATCCGACGCGACGGTACGATGCGGCCGCCTGGGCGTTGATCGTCGGAATCGTCCTCTTCAGCGGATCGCTCTATGCGATGACGCTGGGCCCCGACGCGTGGCGGAAGCTGGGGATGATCACGCCGCTTGGGGGATTGGCGTTTTTGTTCGGGTGGGGACTGATCGCGTGGCGGGCGTGGCGCTAA
- a CDS encoding sigma-70 family RNA polymerase sigma factor yields MACEAPEYQALDLDWNETPTADLVTAAQAGDSDAFGALVDRFERMVHGVCWQRLRDYAEVQEASQEVFIKAFQKLEQLEEPAAFPGWLRSIAVRQSINRCTRRPPSVAVEPQTLESVDGEWEAPLASLLSRERIDQLHEGLDRLANLDRSTLVAFYLDGQSLIEMSDAFAAPVGTIKRRLHVARKRLAKELECLQAV; encoded by the coding sequence ATGGCCTGCGAAGCCCCCGAATACCAAGCGCTCGATCTCGATTGGAACGAAACCCCGACCGCGGACTTGGTGACCGCCGCCCAGGCCGGCGACAGCGACGCCTTCGGCGCGCTCGTCGACCGGTTCGAGCGGATGGTCCACGGCGTCTGCTGGCAGCGGCTGCGCGACTACGCCGAGGTGCAGGAAGCCTCTCAGGAGGTCTTCATCAAGGCGTTCCAGAAGCTGGAGCAGCTCGAGGAGCCGGCCGCATTCCCCGGATGGTTGCGCTCGATCGCCGTGAGACAGTCGATCAACCGCTGCACCCGGCGACCGCCGTCGGTGGCGGTCGAACCGCAGACGCTCGAGTCGGTCGACGGCGAGTGGGAAGCGCCGCTCGCCTCGCTGTTGTCGCGCGAGCGGATCGATCAGCTCCACGAGGGACTCGATCGGTTGGCGAACCTCGACCGCAGCACGCTCGTGGCGTTTTACCTCGACGGCCAATCGTTGATCGAGATGAGCGATGCGTTCGCCGCCCCGGTGGGCACGATCAAGCGCCGACTCCACGTCGCCCGCAAGCGACTGGCGAAGGAGCTCGAGTGCCTGCAGGCGGTCTGA
- the sppA gene encoding signal peptide peptidase SppA, producing the protein MTRNFERSLGSKLLIAAACAAALFAAPRAVFAQDAATASKPADKAATVKPAAEKPAEPKKVRLAHIAITGSLPESSGEMSLFGDLGVDLRKMIARLDQAAEDKEIAGVILAIDAGIGRGKANELRDAIKRTQAAGKKVYAQLESISGSQFVVAAACDEIVLPESGIVLMPAIHGEFGFYKDMLAKIGVEADFIHMGEAKGAAEPYTQTKFSDAVRENLTALIDDLHDQTITQIAADRHVKIDVVRDAIDRSLLTAKQAKELGLVDRIAYPDEFRGELVKEYDAEKLVYVLNYAKTRVDADFSGPMGMMKLFQTILGGAASADRDGGPKLAIVYAVGAITTGKSEQGLGGSAMGSTTIVEALDEAAKDDKVKAIVLRVDSPGGSALASDLIWRKIQTIDKPVVASMGDVAASGGYYISMGADRIFAEPGTVTGSIGVVGGKLCLGGLYDKIGMTTETIARGKNSGIFSTTQKFSDSEREALQAMMEDIYDQFTTKAAAGRKMDVAQLKSLAEGRVYTGRVAKQHGLVDELGTLKDAIAAAKRLGGLDPNQKVPAVVLPKPTNPLESLLGADMDQQREASLQAMLAAVQSLAPELSRPLVESLQLRQVFREPVAAILPFWFEIH; encoded by the coding sequence ATGACACGCAACTTCGAGCGATCCTTGGGATCGAAATTGCTGATCGCCGCTGCCTGCGCGGCGGCGTTGTTCGCCGCTCCGCGAGCCGTTTTTGCCCAGGATGCGGCGACTGCTAGCAAACCAGCCGATAAAGCCGCGACCGTCAAGCCGGCCGCGGAGAAACCGGCGGAGCCGAAGAAGGTCCGCCTCGCCCACATCGCAATCACCGGCTCGCTCCCCGAGTCGTCCGGCGAAATGTCGTTGTTCGGCGATCTAGGGGTCGATCTGCGCAAGATGATCGCTCGGCTCGATCAAGCCGCCGAGGACAAGGAGATCGCCGGCGTGATCCTGGCGATCGACGCCGGGATCGGCCGCGGCAAGGCCAACGAACTTCGCGACGCGATCAAGCGGACCCAGGCCGCGGGGAAGAAGGTCTACGCGCAGCTTGAATCGATCTCCGGTTCGCAATTCGTCGTCGCCGCGGCGTGCGACGAGATCGTCCTTCCCGAGTCGGGCATCGTGCTGATGCCGGCGATCCACGGCGAATTCGGGTTCTACAAGGACATGCTCGCCAAGATCGGCGTGGAGGCCGACTTCATCCACATGGGCGAAGCCAAGGGCGCCGCCGAGCCCTACACGCAGACCAAGTTCAGCGACGCGGTGCGCGAGAACTTGACCGCCCTGATCGACGACCTGCACGATCAGACGATCACCCAGATCGCCGCCGATCGGCACGTGAAGATCGACGTCGTCCGCGACGCGATCGACCGCTCGCTGCTGACCGCCAAACAAGCGAAGGAGCTGGGACTGGTCGATCGAATCGCCTACCCCGACGAGTTCCGCGGCGAGCTCGTCAAGGAGTACGACGCCGAGAAGCTCGTCTACGTCCTCAACTACGCCAAGACCAGGGTCGACGCCGACTTCTCCGGCCCGATGGGCATGATGAAGCTGTTTCAGACGATCCTCGGCGGCGCCGCGTCCGCCGATCGAGACGGCGGCCCGAAGCTGGCGATCGTCTACGCCGTCGGCGCCATCACCACCGGCAAGAGCGAGCAGGGCCTCGGCGGGTCGGCGATGGGCTCGACCACGATCGTCGAAGCCCTCGACGAGGCGGCCAAGGACGACAAAGTCAAAGCGATCGTCCTGCGGGTCGACAGCCCCGGCGGCTCGGCTTTGGCCAGCGACCTCATTTGGCGCAAGATTCAGACCATCGACAAGCCGGTCGTCGCCAGCATGGGCGACGTCGCCGCCAGCGGCGGGTATTACATCTCGATGGGCGCCGACCGCATCTTCGCCGAGCCGGGCACCGTGACCGGCTCGATCGGGGTCGTCGGCGGCAAGCTCTGCCTGGGAGGGCTGTATGACAAAATCGGCATGACGACCGAGACGATTGCCCGCGGCAAGAACAGCGGCATCTTCTCGACCACTCAGAAGTTCTCCGACAGCGAGCGCGAAGCCCTGCAAGCGATGATGGAGGACATTTACGACCAGTTCACCACCAAGGCGGCCGCGGGCCGCAAGATGGACGTCGCCCAGCTCAAGTCGCTCGCCGAGGGCCGCGTCTACACCGGACGCGTAGCGAAGCAGCACGGGCTGGTCGACGAGTTGGGGACGCTCAAGGACGCCATCGCCGCGGCGAAGCGACTGGGCGGGCTCGACCCCAACCAGAAAGTCCCCGCGGTCGTGCTCCCCAAGCCGACCAACCCGCTGGAGTCGCTGCTGGGGGCCGACATGGACCAACAGCGCGAGGCCTCGCTGCAAGCGATGCTGGCGGCGGTGCAAAGCCTGGCCCCGGAACTGTCGCGCCCGTTGGTCGAATCGCTCCAGTTGCGGCAAGTCTTCCGCGAACCTGTCGCGGCGATCTTGCCGTTTTGGTTTGAAATTCACTAA